A region of Lycium barbarum isolate Lr01 chromosome 1, ASM1917538v2, whole genome shotgun sequence DNA encodes the following proteins:
- the LOC132617758 gene encoding uncharacterized protein LOC132617758, with protein MANISSLIRHSGIWNDENKYVNYKIDAVTFKEYSAYEELLQTVATQLNLDKKMKNISIKYMVEGFDYCRPIVVVDGSHLKTPYNGTFVSANTLDGAGNIFPLAYGVIDSENDRSWTWFFERFRETYGIRENMRIVSDRHESINKAVCRSYPEVAHYACIWHLWGNVCKKYKKSHNVLSPVFYSMAKAYTQDDFDELMGKVQKVDMRVAKYLESAGRDKWARLYASVNRGWTMTSNIAECINRHLLVARELPIYDFLEEVRRMFGRWNYNNRRNGTYTFTTLGKKFQEMLSINEYLCLRMTVEPSTEFVYTVHDGGRRFILNLNSKTCSCRMFQLDEIPCPHAWTVIKKKNLVTDDYCSDLFKPETVLKTYDVPVDPLPDEREWNIPKNILEDVIFPPRYKRPLGRPKKRCDKPLSELLFGKSRHACSTCEQLGHNRRSCSFEPLRK; from the exons atGGCCAATATTTCATCGTTGATTAGACACTCTGGTATTTGGAACGACGAGAATAAATACGTCAATTACAAAATCGATGCTGTGACTTTCAAGGAGTATTCGGCGTATGAGGAATTGTTACAAACAGTTGCAAcccaattgaatttggacaagaaaATGAAAAACATAAGCATAAAATACATGGTTGAAG GCTTTGATTATTGTCGGCCAATTGTGGTAGTTGATGGAAGCCACTTAAAAACACCATACAATGGAACATTTGTCTCGGCAAACACATTAGACGGTGCAG GCAACATATTTCCCTTAGCATATGGTGTGATTGATTCTGAGAATGACAGATCATGGACGTGGTTTTTTGAGCGTTTCAGAGAAACATATGGAATTAGAGAGAATATGCGTATCGTATCAGATAGGCATGAAAGTATAAACAAGGCTGTTTGTAGAAGTTATCCAGAAGTTGCACATTATGCATGTATTTGGCATCTGTGGGGTAATGTATGTAAAAAATACAAGAAGAGCCATAATGTGCTGAGTCCTGTTTTTTATTCCATGGCAAAGGCATACACGCAGGATGATTTCGATGAGTTGatgggaaaggttcaaaaggtaGATATGCGCGTGGCAAAGTATTTGGAATCGGCTGGTAGAGACAAGTGGGCTAGATTGTATGCATCTGTTAACCGAGGGTGGACAATGACTTCTAACATAGCAGAGTGCATTAACCGACATCTTCTAGTAGCTAGAGAACTGCCTATATATGACTTTCTCGAAGAAGTTAGAAGGATGTTTGGGAGATGGAATTACAATAACCGGAGAAATGGAACATACACGTTCACTACACTCGGTAAAAAGTTTCAGGAGATGCTATCAATCAACGAGTATCTATGTCTACGAATGACG gTAGAACCGTCAACCGAATTCGTGTACACAGTACATGATGGAGGAAGGCGATTCATTCTTAATTTGAATAGCAAAACTTGCAGTTGTCGTATGTTTCAACTAGATGAAATCCCCTGCCCACATGCATGGACtgtcattaaaaagaaaaatctggTTACTGATGATTATTGCTCTGATTTATTCAAACCGGAGACCGTGTTGAAGACATATGATGTACCTGTGGATCCTCTACCCGACGAGCGTGAATGGAACATTCCCAAAAACATCTTGGAGGATGTGATTTTTCCACCAAGATACAAGAGACCGCTTGGTAGGCCAAAGAAGAGGTGTGATAAGCCTTTAAGTGAATTGTTGTTTGGAAAGAGCAGACATGCTTGCAGTACTTGTGAACAACTTGGGCACAACAGACGTTCATGTAGTTTTGAGCCTTTGAGGAAGTGA
- the LOC132605888 gene encoding uncharacterized protein LOC132605888 — MMASYSSVLQGKEDKSFPPPHKLFPSFSMEEQNKKVQDFNFEEQSTNGLKKVKANWGNDSIFGLYEHSSSSGLSSPFGSELGSTETDETEIEEDEDFIAQLTRQMADYMLKDDDEEEEVSVDENDVDENRVPNYTVQTSNQYGLAGNWSNYNSREICYYNQESLGTYVKPVADSVNQGNSSNTVFYSSDDLKRPIHVYHLKDQPTTAKQKPSKGKRVKGTTTESVQKLKIEKNNMQSTLTKKQTLGGDKIHHPIQSNGAGMRAIFLGASGSKNGSSGGTGVFLPRRINPNPNPTATAPKKKSGNSTVLIPARVLQALQQHFNHMDALSQSNTCAVSPSHLPKNDAENETEGFVSKENQHSEDQTSVVNDQEMQLPQEWTY; from the exons ATGATGGCTTCTTATTCTTCTGTATTACAGGGCAAAGAAGATAAAAGTTTCCCTCCTCCTCACAAGTTGTTCCCAAGTTTTTCCATGGAAGAACAAAACAAGAAAGTtcaagattttaactttgaagaacaGAGTACTAATGGGCTGAAGAAAGTAAAAGCTAATTGGGGAAATGATTCTATTTTTGGTTTATATGAACACTCGTCTTCGTCTGGTTTAAGCAGCCCTTTTGGTTCTGAACTTGGCTCAACAGAAACTGATGAAACTGAAATTGAGGAAGATGAAGATTTCATTGCCCAGTTGACTCGACAAATGGCTGATTATATGCTtaaagatgatgatgaagaagaagaagtttcTGTTGATGAAAACGATGTTGATGAAAACAGAGTCCCAAATTATACTGTCCAG ACATCAAACCAATATGGGTTGGCTGGGAATTGGTCGAATTACAATTCCAGGGAGATATGTTACTATAACCAAGAATCTTTAGGCACATATGTTAAGCCTGTGGCAGACTCTGTGAATCAAGGAAACAGTTCTAATACTGTATTTTACTCTAGTGATGATTTGAAGAGACCAATTCAT GTATACCACTTGAAAGACCAACCAACTACAGCAAAACAGAAGCCCTCTAAAGGTAAGCGAGTCAAGGGGACAACTACTGAGTCGGTTCAGAAACTCAAGATTGAAAAAAACAACATGCAGAGTACTTTAACCAAAAAACAAACACTTGGTGGAGATAAGATTCATCATCCTATACAGAGTAATGGAGCAGGCATGAGGGCAATATTTCTCGGAGCATCCGGTTCGAAAAACGGGTCATCTGGAGGAACTGGGGTCTTCTTGCCTCGCAGAATTAATCCAAATCCTAATCCTACTGCAACAGCACCAAAAAAGAAATCTG GAAATTCAACGGTTCTAATACCAGCTAGAGTGCTACAAGCGCTGCAACAACACTTCAACCACATGGATGCTTTGTCTCAATCAAACACATGTGCTGTCTCTCCTTCTCACCTTCCCAAAAATG ATGCAGAGAATGAAACAGAGGGTTTCGTTTCTAAAGAAAATCAACATTCAGAAGACCAAACAAGTGTGGTAAACGACCAAGAGATGCAGCTACCTCAAGAATGGACGTATTGA
- the LOC132605899 gene encoding phosphoserine phosphatase, chloroplastic produces the protein MEGLMSFQANSVGAVSRKQSSVLMPTFSPKNTSSRVSVQPIGMVRNSKLFNSFVASVQPLEASAVTPIDNTLPSKEVLDIWQNADAVCFDVDSTVCVDEGIDEFAEFCGAGKAVAEWTAWAMNGSVPFEEALAARLSLISPSLKQLQDFLKRPPRLSPGIDLLVKKLKDTNKDVYLVSGGFRQMINPVASILGIPLENIFANQILFGSNGEYAGFDKNEPTSRKGGKATAVQQLRKAHGYKSLVMIGDGATDLEARMPGGADLFVCYGGVQLREPVAAKADWLVFNFKDLINSLV, from the exons ATGGAGGGGTTGATGAGTTTTCAGGCGAATTCTGTTGGTGCTGTATCTAGAAAGCAAAGCTCGGTACTAATGCCTACATTCTCTCCAAAAAATACTAGTTCAAGAGTTTCTGTTCAACCAATTGGAATGGTGAGAAATTCCAAATTGTTTAATTCCTTTGTTGCTTCAGTTCAGCCTCTTGAAGCCTCTGCTGTAACCCCTATTGACAACACGTTACCATCTAAAG aggttctTGATATTTGGCAAAATGCGGATGCCGTATGCTTTGATGTGGATAGCACTGTTTGCGTAGATGAGGGCATTGATGAATTTGCAGAGTTTTGTGGTGCTGGAAAGGCTGTAGCGGAATGGACTGCTTG GGCAATGAATGGGTCTGTCCCTTTTGAAGAAGCATTGGCAGCTCGTCTATCTCTTATTAGCCCTTCATTGAAACAACTCCAAGATTTTCTTAAGAGACCTCCACG ACTTTCTCCTGGCATTGATCTATTGGTCAAGAAGCTGAAGGATACAAATAAAGATGTTTATCTGGTCTCTGGAGGGTTTCGTCAGATGATCAAT CCTGTTGCATCAATCCTTGGTATACCGCTTGAAAATATCTTTGCCAATCAAATACTTTTTGGGAGTAATGGAGAATATGCTGGGTTTGATAAAAATGAGCCAACTTCAAGGAAGGGCGGGAAAGCTACTGCAGTTCAACAATTAAGAAAG GCTCATGGATACAAGTCACTGGTCATGATCGGTGATGGTGCTACTGATCTCGAG GCTCGTATGCCAGGTGGGGCAGACTTATTTGTTTGCTATGGAGGAGTTCAACTAAGAGAACCAGTTGCAGCTAAAGCGGATTGGCTGGTGTTTAATTTTAAGGACTTGATTAATTCATTGGTGTAA